Within Montipora foliosa isolate CH-2021 chromosome 3, ASM3666993v2, whole genome shotgun sequence, the genomic segment AATCGATCTGATATATTAGTGGCACCTAAAGGATGCAGACTAAACTTAATTAATTTCATCACTGTATGCGTTTGGCTTCCGCGGCGCGCGCTCGTGGTTGAGGAAACTAGACACCAAACAagcaaaaccgaaaaccgcgtTGGATACCAGATCCGAAAAACCACttgtattttggccaaaaatcgaAAACCAAATGCTAAAATACGAAAAAACTCGAAACCGTAACagacacaaaaacaaaaaaaccgaAGTTTAAAAGCCGAAAAACCAGTCTAAAAAatggccaaaaccgaaaaatcCCAACGCCCCCTCTTGTATCCTTTCCAAAACTCCTAGCTGGCCTTTTTTCGGTAGTCAcaaagacatttttatcaatcaGAAAGAAACAGCAGGCATTACCTTTTTCAGATCACGAAAGTTCGATTTGAAAATTCCCTAAAGGAAATCCGAGGTGATCAAAGGCCTCCCGAACAGATAATTTACCGAAAcgtaccgcgcaccggtggctcatttggttgagcaccgggctgctatgcgggaggtcgtgagttcgactccggccggaccaacactcagagtctttaaataactgaggagaaagtgttgcctttgtaattacatccgcaaatggttagactttcaagtcgtctcggataaggacgataagccagaggtcccgtctcacaaataacttccttgttcattagttccctatGGGCCGTTAAAGAAcctacacactattcgagaagagtaggggatgaagttcctggtgttgtggctgtcctctgtgtgtatatgggtgggtgggtaaaGCAGGTCCACATCTGTTCAGctaaatagctgccaaaacttcaacctgcttaaacaaataaaataacaagaaTGAAAGGACAGTACTTATCCACAAGGCTGTGATTTCTCGTTTCAAAATTGAACTTTGTAAACTGCAGGATAACGACCAAAGTTACTGTTGCTGTTGGCGAATTAGACAGTCCCACTCGTTAGAACTGGAGCCCATCAGATCCCGGGGACTGACCGAAACTATTCCTTGAGTGATCCTTCTCTCCTAGTTGACCGAATGCTATGCTCCTTGATCCTGTTTGAGGGCTCAATTCATAAAAGCACGTTGGGAAGGCCAAAAAAACTTTCCTAGATATAGGTGAGTCCCGGAAAAAGATCAAGAGCCATTTTTCATTCGCTCAAGACAAAGAACTTTTCTGCACATCCCAACATAAGCCACTCGGAAGTCCCGAATCCTTGAAGTGTAGATGAGGAAGTTCATGGCAGAGTTTGATAGAGCGAGAGTCCTCAACCACATGTGCGCTGGTCCCTGTAGCTTTAAAAGCGATTTACCAGCACCGAATAACGAAATCATTAGTGGAAACCAACACAAGGTAAAAATACCAATTACAATGGCAAGCGTGCAAGCCACGCGAATTTCCACGCGAGCATTGACATCCACGGACAATGGTCGTGCTCTTAGTTGGTTTCGTTTCTTCTTAATTCTGCAAAGATGCACCACGATCAACAGATAAAACGTAATGACTATAAAGTAACTAAGGCCAAAAGTTCCGATAGCAAGGAACCCTCTTGGGAAGGAGGGTGGAACAACGGCACCaagaattagaaacaaaatCGGAAACCCCCATGAACAAATCAGCATTATCTTCAATCCATATTTACCCATGATGATTTCGTGTCGAAGGGGAAATACTACCGCCAGGAAACGGTCAACGCTGATCGCAGCCATGTGAACAACTGAGGCACTGCATGACAGTCTGGATAGAATTCTGTAGATGTTTTCCAAGTTCGTTGCGCTGTCGTTGGAGAAGGAAATCTTTGTCAGAACTACGACAAGAAGGGGTTCACACCCCATTGTGACGATCAAATCAGCGATGGCCAAGCTGAAGAGAAGGTAGTTCGAGCTTCGGCGAAGACGAGCATTGGATGCCACAGCAATGCAAACCAGTAAGTTGCCGACTGTTCCAAATAGCCCAACCAAAATGTTGGTTGTTATTAAGGCGATGCTGTGCCCCTGACGAAAATCACAGCTTTTAGTAGATAGATTAGAATTTGGTCCAACTAGATATTCCGAATTGTTATTCATAATAGAATTGAATTTGGACTTCAGCTAGTAATAACAATTTCACAGTTGATGTGTTGTCTCTCTTTCACCTCATTCTCAGTTTTCAACTAGCATGTTATTGAGGAACTGAATCTCTGTATATCAGCTTTTCTTTTCATGGAAATTAGCCTGTTCAGTATAAGTAAGTGTTTCCCCTCTTTCGTGGAATTAACATAAAAATAGAGTTATTGAAAAACTTATATGGGGGTAGGTGTGAGAGCAAACGGAACAATTACAATATAAGGAAATACAAAACAACATCTTTGATTTTTAATTGAGCGATTAGTTAAAGAATAGTTTGGCGATAAGAACAACAATGCGCGTAATATCACgtccgcaattttttttttttttttgccatctTGTTCCTCGCAATTCATTGCATGATTCTCTCCTGTAATTCAATGAATCTAATAGTTTGCGTGACTTTCTTTAATTAAATACGACTTGAATGATATTTTAATCTTCCGGTATTCCATGGGAGCTGGAAGGCTTGGCGGTAATAATAAACCATTCTAATGAAGCGGGTGTGTTTGTAAGCAAAACATGCGCGAGACAAAATACTGAGCCGAACAATTGGGGATCGAAGTCAGGAAAATATGAGGCTAAGACTTCTCGCCAACATATCTTGCGCTGCGCCCTATCATAGCTTATCATGCCGTCAGTTGCCACTGTTTCTTATTATAATTATTCTTGCATATTGCCTCGCATTTTAACCTACTTAATTCACTGCGTCAAGTGCCAGTTAACTTAAGAAAGAACCAGGGTTTTAAAAGATTATTATAAATTGTTCGCAACTTGTTTGCTTCTTTAACTCCAGGTTTTGTCAATTCCTTGAACGTAAAGAAGAAAACAAGggggaaaaagaaagagaatttATAGAAACTGCTGTTCAATTTTCCCTCACAGCACTCGCTTGCAGCCTTAACAGCAATTACAAGGCTGCTATGGGCACATATATGATTTAAATTAGCCTTTAAGACCAACAACATCATAATACTACGATACTCGTACAGACATTACTTGCGGATGATTACGTAACCGTTTCAGCACTACTCATGCTCTCGACAAATACAAGATACAACGCTTATAACAAATCGTTGTATGTTTACTTGGTTGTAGCCTAGCGTTGCGCAAAATAAGCTCTCCGGGGCGTAGTTAAATGGCAGGTAGCTTCATAACGGACTAAGTTGAATAAAgcatttttcatgaaaaaaataaataaataaataaacaaacgaTTACTTTTATTGAACTTCCACACCGACAGGAAAGGCTTTAGACCGCAGGAATAAATGTTTACCAAGAATGTCCTTTAAGTTTCTTCTTTTACAAAAAGCGTTTGAACCGGAA encodes:
- the LOC137995022 gene encoding histamine H2 receptor-like, translated to MNNNSEYLVGPNSNLSTKSCDFRQGHSIALITTNILVGLFGTVGNLLVCIAVASNARLRRSSNYLLFSLAIADLIVTMGCEPLLVVVLTKISFSNDSATNLENIYRILSRLSCSASVVHMAAISVDRFLAVVFPLRHEIIMGKYGLKIMLICSWGFPILFLILGAVVPPSFPRGFLAIGTFGLSYFIVITFYLLIVVHLCRIKKKRNQLRARPLSVDVNARVEIRVACTLAIVIGIFTLCWFPLMISLFGAGKSLLKLQGPAHMWLRTLALSNSAMNFLIYTSRIRDFRVAYVGMCRKVLCLERMKNGS